The Chryseobacterium sp. JV274 sequence TAGATCAAGCTGCAACAATCATTAAGCAATCTAACGATGGTACTTTCTTAGTAACTGGTCACACAGATAAGAAAGGTGCTGATGCATACAACTTGAAACTTTCTAGACAAAGAGCTGCTTCAGTAGTAGGTGCTCTAGAAGCTAGAGGTGTTAGTGGTAATCAGTTAAAATCTGTAGGAGTTGGTGAAAGAGACGCTACTGTTTCTGAAAAAGCTTCTGATGCTGAAAGAATTGTTGACAGAAAAGTAGTTGTTGAGGCTATCAACGGTGCTGCTTGGGATGCACTTAAGAAATCTGATCTAGAAGTTGTAGAGAAGAAGACTGTAGTGAAAAAAGCTAAAAAAGCTCCAGCTAAGAAAAAAGCTGCAGCTAAAAAGAAAAAATAATTAATTTTTCTAAATAATGAATACCTCCAAATTTTTTGGAGGTATTTTTTTTTTGTTGACTTTTGAGTAATTTTGTTGGAAATTTAAAAATTAAAATGGGAAGAGCATTTGAATATAGAAAAGCTTCTAAAATGGCCAGATGGGATAAAATGGCCAAAACATTCTCTAAAATAGGTAAAGACATCGCATTAGCTGTAAAAGCTGGTGGAACAGATCCGGAAGCGAATCCGGCCTTGAGAAGATGTATCCAGAATGCGAAAGGGGCAAACATGCCTAAGGACAACGTAGAACGTGCGATTAAGAAAGCAAGCGGTGCCGATGCAGAGAACTATGAAGAAATTACGTATGAAGGATACGGGCAAGGTGGTGTTGCTTTTTTTGTAGAATGTACTACAAACAATACAACAAGAACTGTAGCGAACGTGAGAGCTATTTTTAACAAGTTTGATGGTAACCTCGGGAAAAATGGTGAATTGGCATTTATTTTCGATAGAAAAGGAATTTTCACGCTTGATTTGGCTCAGATCAAAATGGATTGGGATGATTTTGAAATGGAAATGATTGATGGCGGAGCAGAAGATGTAGAAAAAGATGAAGAAGAAGTAATGATCACAACTGCTTTTGAAGATTTCGGTTCTTTATCTCACAAATTAGATGAGCTTGGTATTGAAGCGAAGAGTGCAGAACTTCAAAGAATTCCAAACAATACAAAAGAAGTAAATGCAGAACAGTTCAAAGCTAACATGAAAATGCTTGAGCGTTTCGAAGAGGATGATGACGTTCAAAACGTTTACCACAATATGGAAATCACAGAAGAGCTGATGGACTCTTTATAAAAAATAATATAGCATTCATATACAGTTAACGTTCAATTAGTTTCTTTGTACAAAACTATGAAAAGAAACGTTGAATTAGTTGTTATATCGGATGTTCATTTGGGAACTTATGGATGTAAGGCTAAAGAATTGTTGAGATATCTCAATTCTATCCAGCCTAAAACTTTAGTTTTGAACGGTGATATTATTGATATCTGGCAGTTTAAAAAGTCTTACTTCCCTAAACCTCATTTGAAAGTAATCAGAAAGATTCTTTCATTGGCAACCAAGAACACAGATGTCTATTATATCACGGGTAATCATGATGAAATGTTTCGAAAGTTCACAGATTTTGAACTTGGAAAACTTAAAGTCTGCAATAAAATCTGCCTGAATATTGATCAGAAAAAGACCTGGATATTTCACGGTGATGTTTTCGATGCATCCGTCCAGCACTCAAAATGGATCGCCAAACTTGGCGGAAAAGGCTACGACCTCCTGATTATTATTAATAATGTTGTAAATTGGTTCTTAGAAAAAATGGGTAAAGAGAAATATTCATTTTCGAAAAAGATCAAAAACAATGTGAAAAAAGCGGTAAAATATATTGGTGATTTTGAACTTACAGCTTCTGAGCTGGCTATTGACAATAATTATGATTATGTAGTTTGCGGACATATCCACCAGCCACAGATCCGTGAGGTTGTTAATAAAAAAGGATCCTGTACTTATTTGAATTCCGGGGATTGGATTGAAAATCTCTCTGCCTTGGAATACAATAATAAAGAATGGTCAATTTTTTATTATGACGAGCATAAACATTTGCTGAAAGATGATGAAGTAGAAGAAATTCAGGAAATGGATAATTCTGCTCTTTTAAAAATTGTAACCAACTTTTCCTAAATGAAGATTTTGTACGCATTCCAGGGTACTGGAAACGGTCACATTGCCAGAGCACAGGAAATTATTCCTATTCTCAAAAAATATGCATCCGTTGATACGTTGATCAGTGGACACCAATCGCAATTAAAGGCTGATTTTGACATTAATTTCCAATATAAGGGTATTTCCCTCCTTTATAACAAAACAGGCGGTTTATCCTACCGAAAAACGTTTACAGAAAATAAATTCCTTGAAGCGGCCAAAACAATACGAGAATTGGAGCTCTCACAATATGATTTAATAATTAATGATTATGAACCTTTAACGGGCTGGGCTTCCAAATTGAAAAAGCTTCCGATGATAGAACTGAGCCATCAGGCTTCTATGAGTTTTCCGGAAACACCAAAGCCAAAGAAAAAGGATTTTCTGGGAGAAATGATTTTAAAATACTATGTTCCCAGTGAAAGGAAAATAGGATTTCATTTTGAAAACTATCATCCTCAGATCAAAAAGCCTGTGATCAGAAGAAAAATAAGAAACCTTAATCCTTATAAACAGGGATATTATCTTGTATATCTTCCAAGTTTTGCAGATGAAAATATCATCAAGGTTTTAAGAAAAATTCCTGTGGAATGGAAAGTATTTTCAAAATACAGCAAAGTACAGGTTAAAGTAAAAAATGTGGAAGTATTTCCTATTGATGAAATGCAATACCTGAAGTATTTTGAAGGCTGTGACGGAATTTTGTGCAACGCAGGTTTTGAATCTCCTGCAGAAGCATTGTTTATGGATAAAAAACTATTTGTTATTCCTATCCACAATCAGTATGAACAGGAATGTAATGCATGTGCCCTTGACAAAATGGGAATACCCAATTCCAAGGTTTTAAATCTTCAGGAAATTATGGAATGGGTAGCTTCTGATCATCATCTGAAAGTAGATTACCCGGATGATATTGAAGATATTCTGCTCAATGAGGTTTTAATTCTTTAAAAAAATATCGTCCACATCACTCATTCTCATCATCACAGATCTTGCATAGGAACAGTGTGGATATACTTTCCAGTTGTTTTCTCGGGCAAATTTGATGGCTTCTTCTACTAAGAATTTTCCCATTCCTCGGCCTTCAAATTCGGGATGTACCAATACAAAAGAGATAATGAATTTATGATCTTCAGGGAAAATAGTATAGGTAAGCCTGCCTACTTCTTTTATTTCGTTATTGAGGGTAAGAACTCCGCCGTTTCCGGATTTATTGTTTTCAAATTTCATAATGCTGAACTTTACGATTAAAGATACAAAAATTGCACCGACCTTGCTGGTATGAGTAATAAGTAATGAATTCCGCAATCAAATTCTCAATATTTTTAAATTGACAATTCACTTGCGGAGCAACCTGCACTATTGGCCTGATTAATTATCTTTTCCCGTGTAGTAGTTATAATCTTTAATAATCACATTGATAAACTGTCTTTCCGTCATTTTAGAAGTGTCTATTTCCAGTTTTAGAATACTTTTAATTTTCTCAGACAGCTTACTGATGATCTGGCGGTCATCTACTTTCAACGCTTTGGTATAATTATCTTTGATGATTCTCATATCATTATCGCTCAAAGCAATGACTTGTGGAAAAGAAGGAATGTAATCTTGGTGGATATTCTCCAGGATTGTATGCGAGATATTGATATTGTTTTTCAGAGAAATGACAGCGGTTCCCGAAGCAATATCTCCCAAACGCTGGTTGTTTTTAGAAACAATCATAGAGATAAGTCCTATAACTCCAGCAAATGAAACATCAACAATTCTGAAAACCCAGCGGATCATATAATCGGCGAAACTGGCCTGATAGCCGTCAATCTTTACCACTTTGATTTTCATCAGCCTTTTGCCGGGTGTCTGGCCTTCCATTAAGCTTTCCAATACAAGCGGATAAATGTAAATAGGAAAAGTAAGGATAAGATATACAGCTCTTATAGACCATTCATCAAGGCCGTTTAATAAATATCCTAAGTCGAAAATATTGAAGAACAAATACAGGATAATCACCACATAAGCGATCCTGATCAGAAGATCAATAATGAAGGCAAGCATCCTTTCTCCTACGCCTGCAATATTAAAATTAATATTTACATTTTGTGAGGTATTTATCGCAATTTGAGACATATTTTTTATTATTTTAGCCTTAACAATTATGAGAGAAGTTTATTTCATTAAACAAAATAAAGAAAAATGGTTGGGAATAGAACAGGTTATTCAAGGGAAAATTAAAAAAAATCCTGATGACCTGTCTTCATTGTATATTAACCTGATCAATGATCTTTCTTTTGCCCAGACCTATTATCCCAAAAGTAACACTACTGTTTACCTGAACCATCTGTCTGCCCAGATTTTTCAGAAGATCTATAAAACAAAAAGGGTAGAGGAGAACAGGCTGGTTTATTTTTTCAAAACTGAAGTTCCGTTGCTGATGTATCAGTACAGGAGATATCTGATGTATGCTTTTCTCTTTTTCATTTTATTTACTTCAATAGGAGTACTTTCTGCCATTTATGATAAAGATTTTGTAAATATTATTCTGGGTGAAGGTTACGTAAATGAAACCATTGAAAATATTAAGCATAATAATGCGGTAGGAGTTTATCAGAGTGGCAGTACATGGGGAAGTACCATCGGGATTATTTTTAATAATATCCAGGTAGGAGCGAAACTGTATATTTACGGAATTGCAGGCGGAGTGGGAACATTATTCGCATTGCTTTCCAATAGTGTGATGCTGGGTGCTTTCCAGTATTTTTTCTATGATTATGGAGCATTGAAAGAGAGTGCAAGAGGAATATGGCTTCATGGAGTTTTTGAGATCTTTGCCATGGTGGTAGAAGCGATGTGTGGCCTGATTCTGGGTGCATCTATTTTATTTCCGAGAACGTTTTCAAGGTTTAACTCTTTTAAAAAAGGATTTAAAGATTCATTTAAAATATTTTTAAGTACTGTTCCTTTCACAATTTGTGCAGGAATTATAGAAGGTTATGTTACAAGACATGCTTTGAAAATGCCTTTGTTTCTGAACCTGATCATTATTTTTGGCTCACTGGCAATTATAGGATTCTACTATTTTGTATATCCGTCTGTTGTCTATAAAAAAACTAATAAACACATTCATGATACAATTATATAAAAAAAGAGATTTTGGAAACTTTATCAGCGATAGTTTTAATTTCTTCAAAATATATGGGAAGAATTATTTTAAGAACTATATTCTGATCAATGGCTTGCTTTTGATCTTAATGGTAACCGTTGCAATCTTCGGGTATAAAGAACTCTTTTCGCAGGTATTCGCATCCAACCTTGGGGGAGAAACATCTTATTTTGAACAGTATTTTTCGGATAATGCCGGTATGCTGATTACAGTAGGATTACTGACTTTTCTGCTTTTCATGGTCCTGATGATTGTCAATTACCTGTATCCTGTTTTCTATTTAAAAAGAATTGCAGAAGGTGCAGAAAAGATAAAAGCGGATGAAATTCTGAGTGATTTTAAAAGCAATGCAGGGAGAATAGCTAAGCTGTGCCTTGGAATGATTTTTATTGTCACTCCGATGGTATTGTTTGTCGTAGGATTTTCTTATATCCTCATTTTTATTATTATCGGACTGTTTTTGATACTGCTGCTTTACCCAGCGATATTTAATTTCACTACATTTCTGATGTATGATTATTTTAATTCGGGCAGAGGTTTCTGGGGAAGTTTGAGCTATGCTTTACGGTCACAGTTTTCTTACCCGAATGGCA is a genomic window containing:
- a CDS encoding YebC/PmpR family DNA-binding transcriptional regulator, which encodes MGRAFEYRKASKMARWDKMAKTFSKIGKDIALAVKAGGTDPEANPALRRCIQNAKGANMPKDNVERAIKKASGADAENYEEITYEGYGQGGVAFFVECTTNNTTRTVANVRAIFNKFDGNLGKNGELAFIFDRKGIFTLDLAQIKMDWDDFEMEMIDGGAEDVEKDEEEVMITTAFEDFGSLSHKLDELGIEAKSAELQRIPNNTKEVNAEQFKANMKMLERFEEDDDVQNVYHNMEITEELMDSL
- a CDS encoding UDP-2,3-diacylglucosamine diphosphatase, producing the protein MKRNVELVVISDVHLGTYGCKAKELLRYLNSIQPKTLVLNGDIIDIWQFKKSYFPKPHLKVIRKILSLATKNTDVYYITGNHDEMFRKFTDFELGKLKVCNKICLNIDQKKTWIFHGDVFDASVQHSKWIAKLGGKGYDLLIIINNVVNWFLEKMGKEKYSFSKKIKNNVKKAVKYIGDFELTASELAIDNNYDYVVCGHIHQPQIREVVNKKGSCTYLNSGDWIENLSALEYNNKEWSIFYYDEHKHLLKDDEVEEIQEMDNSALLKIVTNFS
- a CDS encoding glycosyltransferase family protein produces the protein MKILYAFQGTGNGHIARAQEIIPILKKYASVDTLISGHQSQLKADFDINFQYKGISLLYNKTGGLSYRKTFTENKFLEAAKTIRELELSQYDLIINDYEPLTGWASKLKKLPMIELSHQASMSFPETPKPKKKDFLGEMILKYYVPSERKIGFHFENYHPQIKKPVIRRKIRNLNPYKQGYYLVYLPSFADENIIKVLRKIPVEWKVFSKYSKVQVKVKNVEVFPIDEMQYLKYFEGCDGILCNAGFESPAEALFMDKKLFVIPIHNQYEQECNACALDKMGIPNSKVLNLQEIMEWVASDHHLKVDYPDDIEDILLNEVLIL
- a CDS encoding GNAT family N-acetyltransferase — translated: MKFENNKSGNGGVLTLNNEIKEVGRLTYTIFPEDHKFIISFVLVHPEFEGRGMGKFLVEEAIKFARENNWKVYPHCSYARSVMMRMSDVDDIFLKN
- a CDS encoding RDD family protein encodes the protein MSQIAINTSQNVNINFNIAGVGERMLAFIIDLLIRIAYVVIILYLFFNIFDLGYLLNGLDEWSIRAVYLILTFPIYIYPLVLESLMEGQTPGKRLMKIKVVKIDGYQASFADYMIRWVFRIVDVSFAGVIGLISMIVSKNNQRLGDIASGTAVISLKNNINISHTILENIHQDYIPSFPQVIALSDNDMRIIKDNYTKALKVDDRQIISKLSEKIKSILKLEIDTSKMTERQFINVIIKDYNYYTGKDN
- a CDS encoding stage II sporulation protein M, with protein sequence MREVYFIKQNKEKWLGIEQVIQGKIKKNPDDLSSLYINLINDLSFAQTYYPKSNTTVYLNHLSAQIFQKIYKTKRVEENRLVYFFKTEVPLLMYQYRRYLMYAFLFFILFTSIGVLSAIYDKDFVNIILGEGYVNETIENIKHNNAVGVYQSGSTWGSTIGIIFNNIQVGAKLYIYGIAGGVGTLFALLSNSVMLGAFQYFFYDYGALKESARGIWLHGVFEIFAMVVEAMCGLILGASILFPRTFSRFNSFKKGFKDSFKIFLSTVPFTICAGIIEGYVTRHALKMPLFLNLIIIFGSLAIIGFYYFVYPSVVYKKTNKHIHDTII
- a CDS encoding DUF4013 domain-containing protein, encoding MIQLYKKRDFGNFISDSFNFFKIYGKNYFKNYILINGLLLILMVTVAIFGYKELFSQVFASNLGGETSYFEQYFSDNAGMLITVGLLTFLLFMVLMIVNYLYPVFYLKRIAEGAEKIKADEILSDFKSNAGRIAKLCLGMIFIVTPMVLFVVGFSYILIFIIIGLFLILLLYPAIFNFTTFLMYDYFNSGRGFWGSLSYALRSQFSYPNGSEKSPFWKYWGSAFVMFIIIYMITSVFTFIPMIFFYGSLLTSAPDGNFEQNPFTGTAGILFFVFYGVSMLISFFLSNLMYVNAGLMYYDSRTDFHQKVELAEIDTIGINE